A region of Marnyiella aurantia DNA encodes the following proteins:
- a CDS encoding DUF6370 family protein, translating into MKKAAFILLLSFSSFVLAQKKVKNQIIEASCGMCQFKQKTDKGCVLSVKIDSKVYTVTGTGINDHGDAHGDDGFCNRIRKAKVSGEIKGSAFAASEFNLLPLQ; encoded by the coding sequence ATGAAAAAGGCCGCTTTTATACTGCTACTGTCGTTCAGCTCATTTGTACTTGCACAGAAAAAAGTTAAAAATCAGATTATTGAAGCCTCCTGCGGCATGTGTCAGTTCAAGCAGAAAACTGACAAAGGATGTGTACTTTCAGTAAAAATAGACAGTAAGGTTTACACAGTTACCGGTACGGGAATCAATGACCATGGCGATGCTCACGGTGATGACGGCTTCTGCAACAGGATCAGGAAAGCCAAAGTTTCGGGAGAAATAAAGGGTTCTGCGTTTGCTGCTTCCGAATTCAATTTGCTGCCCCTCCAGTAA
- the ruvX gene encoding Holliday junction resolvase RuvX, producing MGQIMGIDYGKKRVGIAVTDDMQIIASGLETVENAKLFDFLKRYYQANKVDAVVVGLPTNLQGNASEIEKDILAFIRVFEREFPAIPVHRMDERFTSKLASLYISQSGMSKKKREDKALIDKISATIILQNYLQQIQK from the coding sequence ATGGGACAGATAATGGGAATCGATTACGGAAAGAAAAGAGTGGGCATCGCTGTCACAGATGACATGCAGATTATCGCCAGTGGTCTCGAAACCGTGGAAAATGCCAAACTTTTTGATTTCCTGAAGCGTTATTATCAAGCCAATAAAGTTGATGCAGTAGTAGTTGGTCTCCCCACCAACCTGCAGGGAAATGCTTCTGAAATTGAGAAGGATATCCTTGCTTTTATCAGGGTTTTCGAAAGGGAATTCCCGGCGATACCTGTTCACCGTATGGATGAACGTTTTACCTCTAAACTTGCCTCACTTTATATTTCACAAAGTGGCATGAGCAAGAAAAAACGGGAGGACAAGGCATTGATCGACAAGATAAGTGCTACCATAATTTTACAGAATTATTTACAACAGATACAGAAATGA
- a CDS encoding SixA phosphatase family protein: MKKLLLIRHAKSDWPENTDDFDRPLAIRGQSDAQKMAQYLKGQEIEIEQWITSPAVRAKNTCEIFCNTFCKDFSTDEKLYQPSERNIMSVLYDLDSETSSVALFSHNNGISNFANTMTEDVFLFPTCGVAGFEVNCSSWLDFEAADKKLIFFYEPETI, encoded by the coding sequence ATGAAAAAATTATTACTCATTAGGCACGCCAAAAGCGACTGGCCAGAGAACACAGACGATTTTGACAGACCACTGGCCATCCGCGGCCAATCTGATGCCCAAAAAATGGCTCAATATCTTAAGGGACAGGAAATCGAAATTGAACAGTGGATTACCAGCCCAGCTGTACGGGCGAAGAATACCTGTGAAATATTTTGCAATACATTCTGTAAAGATTTCAGTACGGACGAAAAACTATACCAACCCTCCGAGCGAAACATTATGTCCGTACTCTATGATCTGGATAGTGAGACAAGTTCCGTGGCGCTGTTTTCACATAATAACGGGATCTCCAATTTTGCCAATACAATGACAGAGGATGTATTCCTGTTTCCTACCTGTGGCGTAGCCGGTTTTGAAGTGAACTGCAGTTCCTGGCTGGACTTCGAAGCAGCAGATAAAAAATTAATCTTCTTTTACGAACCCGAAACAATCTGA
- a CDS encoding RsmB/NOP family class I SAM-dependent RNA methyltransferase — translation MELIHRNLLIGIHDALQETFFQERKYADKVIERLLKAHKKWGSEDRKVVSQIFYDIIRWKKRLEYYMGESVKPNNVYKLILAYCLWSKTHYKKFEEFDGIKTADILTKLKKNTVPNKAVEHSIPEWLASTLEKELGSSWEREMNALNEQAPTILRANTLKTTAKELVSDLKDEDVESFQIRNYPDAVQLEEKKNVFITSAFKDGLFEVQDASSQKIGELLDVQEGMRVVDACAGAGGKTLHLAALMKNKGQIIALDIYEWKLAELKRRAKRAGAHNIEARFIEDNKVIKRLHEKADRLLIDAPCSGLGVLKRNPDSKWKIDQDFIDRIKKEQQQILQDYSKMLKKGGKMLYATCSILPSENNEQVETFLKNNAEFTLLKEEKVMPSAGFDGFYMALIGRNA, via the coding sequence ATGGAACTCATACACCGCAACTTACTGATCGGAATCCACGACGCTTTACAGGAAACCTTCTTTCAGGAAAGAAAATATGCCGACAAGGTCATAGAAAGGCTTCTTAAAGCTCATAAAAAATGGGGCAGCGAAGACCGAAAAGTCGTTTCCCAGATATTTTACGATATTATACGCTGGAAAAAGCGCCTTGAATATTATATGGGCGAAAGCGTAAAACCAAACAACGTTTACAAACTCATCCTTGCCTACTGTCTTTGGAGCAAGACTCATTATAAAAAATTCGAGGAGTTTGATGGAATTAAAACTGCTGATATACTGACCAAGCTCAAGAAAAACACCGTTCCTAACAAGGCGGTTGAACATTCCATTCCGGAATGGCTTGCAAGCACCCTGGAAAAGGAACTGGGCAGCTCATGGGAGCGTGAAATGAACGCGCTTAACGAACAGGCGCCTACAATCTTACGCGCAAACACACTGAAAACCACTGCCAAAGAATTGGTTTCTGATCTTAAAGATGAAGATGTGGAAAGTTTCCAGATACGGAATTATCCCGATGCGGTTCAGTTGGAGGAAAAGAAAAACGTATTTATAACCTCCGCATTCAAGGACGGATTATTCGAGGTTCAGGATGCGTCTTCGCAAAAAATCGGCGAGTTGCTGGACGTTCAGGAAGGCATGCGTGTGGTTGATGCCTGCGCCGGTGCCGGCGGTAAGACCTTGCACCTGGCGGCCCTCATGAAAAACAAAGGTCAGATCATCGCTTTGGACATTTATGAATGGAAACTGGCAGAACTGAAACGCCGGGCGAAACGAGCCGGAGCTCACAATATAGAAGCAAGGTTTATTGAAGACAATAAAGTAATTAAGCGCCTGCACGAAAAAGCGGACCGCCTGTTGATAGATGCTCCGTGTTCCGGACTCGGGGTACTGAAGAGAAATCCGGATTCGAAATGGAAAATAGACCAGGATTTCATAGACCGTATTAAGAAGGAACAGCAGCAAATCCTGCAGGATTATTCAAAAATGCTGAAGAAAGGCGGAAAGATGCTGTACGCAACATGTTCCATCCTGCCAAGCGAGAATAACGAACAGGTGGAAACCTTCCTAAAGAACAATGCTGAATTCACCCTTCTGAAAGAAGAGAAGGTGATGCCCAGTGCCGGATTCGATGGTTTCTATATGGCACTTATTGGAAGGAACGCCTGA
- the murB gene encoding UDP-N-acetylmuramate dehydrogenase yields MIILENHSLKEHNTFGVDASARYFAAVSTLEDLKSVMNFAKSNNLPTLMLGGGSNVLFTKNFEGVAIQINFKGIEETILSDDEVLVKAQAGENWHSFVQFCLQKNYGGLENLSLIPGNVGTSPMQNIGAYGTEIKDTFAGCTVLNLLTGETEEFSHEKCRFGYRDSVFKQEGKGKYIILEVSFRLSRRNHVIRAGYGAIQSELENMGVTNPGIQDISTAVINIRKSKLPDPKVLGNAGSFFKNPTIPAEQFRYVQERFPGIPNYPAGNLVKVPAGWLIEQCGWKGKQIGNVASHELQALVIVNKTGNASGKEIFDFSTKIIDSVKEKFGIELEREVNII; encoded by the coding sequence ATGATCATTCTTGAAAATCATTCCTTAAAAGAGCATAATACTTTTGGGGTAGATGCATCCGCACGTTATTTTGCAGCCGTGTCTACCCTGGAAGATTTAAAATCCGTAATGAATTTTGCGAAAAGCAACAATCTGCCCACACTCATGCTCGGTGGCGGCTCTAATGTGCTTTTCACAAAAAATTTTGAAGGTGTTGCCATTCAGATCAACTTTAAAGGAATCGAAGAAACTATTCTCAGTGATGATGAGGTTTTGGTAAAAGCTCAGGCCGGCGAAAACTGGCACTCGTTTGTTCAGTTCTGCCTTCAGAAAAATTATGGCGGACTGGAAAACCTTTCGCTGATTCCGGGAAACGTAGGAACATCACCCATGCAGAACATCGGTGCTTATGGCACTGAAATCAAAGACACTTTTGCAGGCTGTACGGTTTTAAACCTTTTGACCGGAGAAACTGAGGAATTCAGCCACGAAAAGTGTAGGTTTGGTTACCGGGACTCAGTTTTTAAGCAGGAAGGCAAAGGAAAATACATTATTCTGGAGGTCAGTTTCAGGCTCAGCAGAAGAAATCATGTTATAAGGGCCGGATACGGCGCCATCCAGTCGGAACTGGAAAACATGGGAGTAACCAATCCTGGTATTCAGGATATCTCCACCGCTGTTATTAACATCCGTAAGAGCAAGCTTCCGGACCCTAAAGTTTTGGGCAATGCAGGCAGCTTCTTCAAGAATCCCACTATACCGGCAGAACAGTTCAGGTATGTTCAGGAAAGATTCCCCGGAATCCCAAACTATCCGGCTGGCAATCTGGTAAAGGTACCCGCCGGCTGGCTGATAGAGCAGTGTGGATGGAAAGGAAAACAAATTGGAAATGTAGCCTCACACGAACTTCAGGCGTTGGTGATCGTCAATAAAACCGGAAATGCTTCCGGGAAGGAAATCTTCGACTTTTCAACGAAAATCATTGATTCGGTGAAAGAAAAATTTGGTATTGAGCTTGAAAGGGAAGTAAATATAATCTGA
- a CDS encoding pyridoxal phosphate-dependent aminotransferase produces MPKISNRAAEMPASPVRKLVPYALQAKQKGVKVYHLNIGQPDIDTPKSAIDALKNIDLKVLEYALSEGNLEYRTALRDYYHSLGFTDLTTENFIVTNGGSEALNFALSTLCDDGDEVIIPEPYYANYNGFTSTFNIKVVAIPSTIDTGFALPVIEEFEKKITSKTRAIIICNPGNPTGYLYTREELQQLANIALKHDIVIISDEVYREYVYDGKQQISMFDFPELAENCIIIDSESKRYSMCGARIGCMITRSKTIHDAAMLFAQARLSPVLLGQIAATAAHKDDAAYILQVRNEYTHRRNVLVDLLNGIPGVICPKPKGAFYCVAELPVDDSEKFAQWLLEHYSNNNETVMVAPAGGFYSDPELGKKQVRIAYVLKEEDLRRSVELLNDALQKYREEFSL; encoded by the coding sequence ATGCCTAAAATATCCAACAGAGCTGCAGAAATGCCGGCTTCGCCAGTTAGAAAACTTGTTCCTTATGCTTTGCAAGCGAAACAGAAAGGAGTTAAGGTGTACCATCTGAATATTGGACAACCGGACATAGACACTCCGAAAAGCGCCATAGATGCACTAAAGAATATTGATCTTAAGGTGTTGGAATATGCACTTTCTGAAGGTAATCTGGAATACCGCACAGCTCTTAGGGATTATTACCATTCATTAGGATTTACAGATTTAACAACAGAAAATTTCATCGTAACCAACGGTGGGTCCGAGGCTCTTAATTTTGCCTTGTCCACCCTTTGCGACGATGGTGATGAGGTGATTATTCCTGAACCGTATTATGCCAACTATAACGGTTTTACCAGCACATTCAACATAAAGGTGGTTGCAATCCCGTCTACAATTGACACCGGATTTGCACTTCCCGTTATTGAAGAATTTGAAAAAAAGATCACGTCAAAAACACGTGCGATCATCATCTGTAATCCGGGAAATCCAACAGGATACCTGTATACCCGCGAAGAGTTGCAGCAATTGGCCAATATCGCGCTGAAACACGACATTGTTATTATTTCTGATGAAGTTTACCGCGAATATGTATATGACGGCAAGCAGCAGATTTCTATGTTCGATTTTCCTGAACTGGCAGAAAACTGCATCATTATAGATTCTGAATCCAAGCGTTATTCCATGTGCGGTGCCAGAATTGGCTGCATGATCACCCGTTCCAAAACCATTCACGATGCGGCCATGCTTTTCGCTCAGGCAAGGCTTTCACCGGTTCTTTTAGGTCAGATTGCGGCCACTGCAGCACATAAAGATGATGCTGCCTATATTTTGCAGGTTCGCAACGAATATACACATAGACGCAATGTACTGGTGGATCTTCTGAACGGAATTCCGGGGGTAATTTGCCCGAAGCCTAAAGGTGCTTTCTACTGTGTGGCCGAACTTCCTGTTGATGATTCGGAAAAGTTTGCGCAATGGTTACTGGAACATTATTCCAACAACAACGAAACAGTAATGGTAGCGCCGGCAGGTGGTTTTTACAGTGATCCGGAACTGGGTAAGAAGCAGGTTCGTATTGCATATGTTCTGAAAGAAGAAGATTTGCGCCGCAGTGTGGAACTCCTGAATGATGCGCTTCAGAAATACCGCGAGGAATTCAGCCTTTAG
- the def gene encoding peptide deformylase produces the protein MILPIRSFGDPVLRKKGQDIDKDYPNLKELIQNMYETMYSAHGIGLAAPQIGLDIRLFCIDVSPLAEDEDYEDIAEELKDFRKVFINARILEESGPEWKFNEGCLSIPDVREDVKRKETIVIEYFDENFVKHTETFSDIRARVIQHEYDHIEGILFTDHLSSLKKKLVKGKLGRIMQGDVNVDYKMRFPK, from the coding sequence ATGATATTACCAATCCGTTCATTTGGAGATCCGGTCTTAAGGAAGAAAGGTCAGGACATTGATAAAGATTATCCTAATCTTAAGGAATTGATTCAGAACATGTATGAGACTATGTACAGTGCTCACGGTATTGGTCTTGCCGCCCCACAGATAGGTCTGGACATCCGTCTTTTTTGCATAGATGTTAGTCCGCTGGCTGAAGACGAGGATTATGAAGATATTGCAGAGGAATTAAAAGACTTCCGTAAAGTATTCATCAATGCCAGGATTTTGGAGGAAAGTGGTCCTGAATGGAAGTTCAACGAAGGCTGTCTTTCTATCCCGGATGTACGTGAGGATGTGAAGCGAAAAGAAACCATCGTGATTGAATATTTTGACGAGAATTTTGTAAAGCATACCGAAACTTTTTCCGATATTCGTGCCCGTGTTATACAACACGAGTATGATCATATTGAAGGAATTCTCTTTACCGATCACCTGTCGTCGCTTAAGAAAAAACTGGTGAAAGGAAAATTGGGCAGGATTATGCAGGGTGATGTAAATGTTGACTATAAAATGAGGTTTCCCAAATAG
- the rsmD gene encoding 16S rRNA (guanine(966)-N(2))-methyltransferase RsmD: MFRIIAGKWKAKRILAPKNFDVRPTTDFAKEALFSMLENRYDLSYVSALDLFAGIGSISLEFASRGCQDVTAVEMNAKHAGFINSTSAELEMQLQINVQRGDSFDWLKKNRGRKQFDLIFADPPFDLDEKKYSELISLVLNNNYLKENGVFVLEHPTKKVPVHENITDTRKYGNLSFSFLKPNAPAEDQIVSGS; encoded by the coding sequence ATGTTCAGAATAATTGCAGGTAAATGGAAAGCCAAAAGAATTCTGGCTCCTAAAAATTTTGATGTACGGCCAACAACCGACTTTGCCAAAGAGGCGCTCTTCAGCATGCTTGAAAACCGCTATGACCTGTCCTATGTTTCGGCACTGGACCTTTTCGCGGGCATAGGGTCTATTTCCCTGGAGTTCGCTTCTCGGGGTTGCCAGGATGTGACGGCAGTAGAAATGAACGCAAAACATGCCGGATTTATTAACAGCACATCGGCTGAACTCGAAATGCAGCTTCAGATTAATGTGCAGCGTGGCGATTCTTTCGACTGGCTGAAGAAAAACCGTGGCAGAAAGCAGTTTGATCTTATTTTTGCCGATCCGCCTTTTGACCTGGACGAAAAGAAATACTCGGAATTGATCTCATTGGTTCTTAACAACAATTACCTAAAAGAAAATGGGGTTTTCGTGCTGGAACATCCCACGAAGAAGGTGCCGGTTCATGAAAATATAACAGACACCAGAAAATACGGTAATTTGAGTTTTTCCTTTCTCAAGCCTAACGCGCCCGCTGAGGATCAGATTGTTTCGGGTTCGTAA
- the asnB gene encoding asparagine synthase B, translated as MCGIVCLLDAKQKTETLRPQILQMSRKVRHRGPDWSGIFQDENVIFSHERLAIVDPASGKQPLFTKDGKVVLAVNGEIYNHRELRAEFPDYDFLTQSDCEVILALYRRHGKDFLEKLNGIFAFALYDSENGVYLVGRDHMGICPLYQGWDRNGNYYVASELKALEGICKSIEVFLPGHFLFSAEGFEMQKWYHRDWEEYNSVEDNVTDISKIKEGLEAAVHRQLMSDVPYGVLLSGGLDSSIIAAVTAKYARNRIESGDQEEAWYPRLHSFAVGLEGSPDLVAAQKAAEHIGSIHHEVHFTVQEGLDAIRDVIYHLETYDVTTVRASTPMYLLARVIKSMGIKMVLSGEGSDELFGGYLYFHKAPNAKEFHDETVRKLGKLHLYDCLRANKALMSWGIEGRVPFLDKEFMDVAMNVNPKDKMISLAEGRMEKYVLRKAFEDLLPESIAWRQKEQFSDGVGYSWIDSLKEAAETEVSDEMMVNAKFRFPLNTPQNKEEYRYRTIFEEHFPSETAAATVPSVPSVACSTPIALEWDEAFKNLSDPSGRAVNVHEESY; from the coding sequence ATGTGTGGAATCGTATGCTTGCTTGATGCAAAACAAAAAACAGAAACGTTACGGCCTCAAATCCTACAGATGTCCCGAAAAGTCAGGCACCGCGGTCCGGACTGGAGCGGAATTTTCCAGGACGAAAATGTAATCTTCTCCCATGAACGTCTGGCAATTGTAGACCCGGCATCCGGTAAACAGCCTCTTTTTACCAAAGACGGCAAGGTAGTCCTGGCTGTAAACGGCGAAATATATAACCACCGGGAACTGCGTGCAGAATTTCCGGACTATGACTTCCTCACACAGTCCGACTGCGAAGTTATTCTGGCACTTTACCGTCGTCACGGCAAGGATTTTCTGGAAAAACTGAACGGCATATTTGCCTTCGCACTCTATGATTCAGAAAATGGGGTATATCTCGTGGGACGGGACCATATGGGAATTTGTCCTTTGTATCAGGGCTGGGACCGCAATGGAAATTACTATGTCGCTTCTGAGCTGAAGGCTCTGGAGGGAATTTGCAAATCCATAGAAGTTTTTTTGCCCGGTCATTTCCTGTTTAGTGCCGAAGGTTTTGAAATGCAGAAATGGTATCACCGTGATTGGGAAGAATATAACAGTGTGGAAGATAATGTAACGGATATCAGTAAAATAAAGGAAGGTCTGGAAGCAGCGGTACACCGCCAGCTGATGAGTGATGTACCCTATGGCGTTCTGCTTAGTGGCGGCCTGGACTCTTCCATTATCGCAGCAGTAACAGCCAAGTATGCACGAAACCGTATTGAAAGTGGCGATCAGGAGGAGGCGTGGTATCCGCGTCTGCACAGTTTTGCAGTCGGTCTGGAAGGATCTCCCGATCTGGTAGCTGCGCAAAAAGCTGCAGAGCACATCGGTTCCATACATCACGAGGTTCATTTCACTGTTCAGGAAGGCCTGGATGCCATCCGTGATGTCATTTACCATCTGGAAACCTATGACGTTACCACTGTAAGAGCATCTACACCAATGTATCTTTTGGCACGGGTTATCAAGTCCATGGGTATTAAAATGGTGCTGTCCGGCGAGGGCAGTGACGAACTTTTCGGTGGATATCTCTATTTCCACAAAGCACCAAATGCAAAAGAATTCCACGATGAAACAGTAAGAAAATTAGGCAAACTGCACCTCTATGACTGCCTTCGCGCTAACAAAGCACTTATGAGCTGGGGAATTGAAGGTCGGGTTCCGTTTCTGGATAAGGAATTTATGGATGTTGCGATGAACGTGAACCCTAAAGACAAGATGATCAGTCTGGCAGAAGGCAGGATGGAAAAATATGTACTCAGGAAAGCTTTCGAAGATCTGTTACCGGAAAGTATCGCTTGGCGACAGAAAGAACAGTTCTCGGACGGTGTGGGATACTCCTGGATCGACTCCCTGAAAGAGGCTGCTGAAACTGAAGTCTCAGATGAAATGATGGTCAATGCTAAATTCAGATTCCCGCTTAACACTCCGCAAAATAAGGAAGAATACCGCTATAGGACAATATTTGAAGAACACTTCCCCAGTGAAACCGCTGCAGCTACAGTACCGTCAGTTCCGTCGGTGGCCTGTTCTACCCCGATAGCTCTGGAATGGGATGAGGCTTTCAAAAATTTGAGTGATCCAAGCGGGCGGGCAGTAAATGTACACGAGGAGTCCTATTAA
- a CDS encoding metallophosphoesterase family protein, which produces MKKILLLSDTHSHMDQRILEYAAAADEVWHCGDFGSAEVLKALEEIRPLRGVYGNIDGEPIRKCIPEVNRFFCEGVEVLMIHIGGYPGKYSPLSKREIASQTPKLFISGHSHILKAMYDKENQLLHLNPGACGKEGWHKMRTMMRFEVSNGNIDNLEIIELGAK; this is translated from the coding sequence GTGAAGAAAATTTTACTGCTGTCGGACACTCATTCTCATATGGACCAGCGTATCCTGGAATACGCCGCAGCAGCCGATGAGGTTTGGCACTGCGGAGACTTTGGCAGTGCAGAAGTTCTGAAAGCTCTGGAAGAAATAAGACCGCTGCGGGGAGTTTATGGTAATATAGACGGCGAACCCATCCGGAAATGTATTCCCGAAGTGAACAGGTTTTTCTGCGAAGGGGTAGAGGTGCTGATGATTCATATAGGCGGTTATCCGGGAAAATATTCGCCGCTGAGTAAAAGAGAAATCGCCAGCCAGACACCAAAATTATTTATCTCCGGACATTCGCATATTTTGAAGGCGATGTATGATAAGGAAAATCAGCTTCTGCACCTTAATCCGGGAGCTTGCGGCAAAGAAGGCTGGCATAAGATGCGGACAATGATGCGCTTTGAAGTATCTAATGGAAATATAGACAATCTGGAAATCATTGAACTGGGAGCCAAATGA
- a CDS encoding DUF3822 family protein → MEKLNLLFTRDGLIYQVLRNKSVLSESSFFVSEEMPEQSISSKLSEILQTKFSSVSVLSALNHFTLMPEGFDRHDLGQDLISFNSPVQPEGEELMLSVNKKYKVQFYYTFPKDLYTLIKQTHIPAQFNFSGEKFLNTISPKGRKEIHINLYNNQCEFFALESRKVVLYNNLDVNSEVDFLYFIMFSLSKIGFGLGETRFFVYGETSENETFISELQKFVKNLKIVFDNLPKRKFLVNS, encoded by the coding sequence ATGGAAAAATTAAACTTACTCTTCACGCGGGACGGGCTTATTTACCAGGTTCTCCGAAACAAAAGCGTCCTTTCCGAATCGTCTTTCTTCGTAAGTGAAGAAATGCCGGAACAGTCCATCAGCAGTAAACTTTCGGAAATACTGCAGACGAAATTTTCTTCAGTATCAGTGCTTTCTGCACTCAATCACTTCACGCTGATGCCTGAGGGTTTTGACAGGCATGATTTAGGACAGGATCTTATTTCATTTAATTCGCCAGTGCAGCCAGAAGGGGAGGAATTGATGCTGTCTGTAAACAAAAAGTATAAAGTGCAGTTTTATTATACATTTCCAAAGGATCTGTATACGCTAATAAAGCAGACACATATTCCGGCTCAGTTTAATTTTTCCGGTGAGAAGTTTTTAAATACCATCTCTCCGAAAGGAAGAAAGGAAATCCATATCAACCTATACAACAACCAGTGTGAGTTTTTTGCGCTGGAAAGCCGTAAAGTTGTGCTTTACAACAACCTTGATGTGAATTCTGAAGTGGATTTTCTTTACTTTATTATGTTCAGCCTAAGCAAAATTGGTTTCGGTCTGGGTGAGACACGGTTTTTTGTTTATGGTGAAACATCGGAAAACGAAACCTTTATATCCGAACTTCAGAAGTTTGTAAAGAACCTGAAGATCGTATTTGATAACCTTCCCAAGCGCAAATTCCTGGTTAATTCCTAA
- a CDS encoding Smr/MutS family protein, with amino-acid sequence MKIGEHVSVLDDDLGGTITSVHGETVVFRDTYGFTHQYPKSKLVVQNASIYDGLQVQVKNEARKISSKKHNKKPLILDLHFENLVKDASRYSSFERLFMQKEKLTETLDFCRKNHLKNLEIIHGIGDGVLQQMVHDVLSGQSGLEFYNNAILHHQSGSVTVKFD; translated from the coding sequence ATGAAAATAGGGGAACATGTTTCTGTACTGGACGATGATCTGGGCGGCACAATAACTTCAGTCCATGGAGAAACCGTGGTCTTTCGCGATACTTATGGTTTTACTCATCAATACCCAAAAAGTAAACTGGTGGTTCAGAATGCCTCAATTTATGATGGACTGCAGGTACAGGTGAAAAATGAAGCACGTAAGATATCATCAAAAAAACATAATAAAAAACCACTGATACTTGATCTTCATTTTGAAAATCTGGTTAAGGACGCTTCCCGCTACAGCAGTTTTGAAAGGCTCTTTATGCAAAAGGAAAAATTAACCGAAACACTGGACTTCTGCAGGAAGAATCATCTTAAAAATCTGGAAATCATACACGGAATTGGCGACGGAGTCTTACAGCAGATGGTACACGATGTGCTTAGCGGGCAATCCGGCCTGGAGTTTTATAATAACGCAATCCTTCATCATCAGTCCGGCTCTGTAACCGTGAAATTTGACTGA